A DNA window from Bacteroides cellulosilyticus contains the following coding sequences:
- the argR gene encoding arginine repressor, which produces MKKKANRLDAIKMIISSKDVSSQEELLQALSKEGFELTQATLSRDLKQLKVAKAANMNGKYVYVLPNNIMYKRSNDQSASEMLMTSGFVSLQFSGNIAVIRTRPGYASSMAYDIDNRECPAILGTIAGDDTIMLVVHEAASHGEVREFLSQIIPNIK; this is translated from the coding sequence ATGAAGAAAAAAGCCAATCGGTTAGACGCTATCAAGATGATTATCTCAAGCAAGGACGTCAGTTCTCAGGAAGAACTGCTGCAAGCTCTGAGCAAAGAAGGCTTTGAACTGACACAAGCCACTCTCTCCCGCGACTTGAAACAACTGAAAGTTGCCAAAGCGGCAAACATGAACGGGAAATACGTATATGTATTACCCAACAACATCATGTACAAACGTTCCAATGACCAGAGTGCCAGCGAGATGCTGATGACCAGCGGATTCGTGTCCCTGCAATTCTCCGGTAACATTGCCGTTATCCGTACACGACCGGGATATGCCAGCAGTATGGCCTACGACATCGACAACCGCGAATGTCCCGCCATTCTGGGCACTATTGCCGGAGACGACACCATCATGTTGGTAGTGCATGAAGCCGCTTCACATGGCGAAGTACGCGAATTTCTGTCGCAAATCATTCCGAACATTAAATAA
- a CDS encoding argininosuccinate synthase produces MEDKKKVVVAFSGGLDTSFTVMYLAKEKGYEVYAACANTGGFSPEQLKTNEENAYKLGAKEYVTIDVTQEYYEKSLKYMVFGNVLRNGTYPISVSSERIFQALAIARYANEIGADAIAHGSTGAGNDQIRFDMTFLVLAPGVEIITLTRDMALSRQEEIDYLNKHGFSADFTKLKYSYNVGLWGTSICGGEILDSAQGLPESAYLKHCVKEGSEQLRLTFEKGELKAVNDEKFDDPIKAIQKVEEIGAAYGIGRDMHVGDTIIGIKGRVGFEAAAPMLIIGAHKFLEKYTLSKWQQYWKDQVANWYGMFLHESQYLEPVMRDIEAMLQESQRNVNGTAILELRPLSFSTVGVESEDDLVKTKFGEYGEMQKGWTAEDAKGFIKVTSTPLRVYYNNHKDEEI; encoded by the coding sequence ATGGAAGATAAGAAAAAAGTAGTAGTCGCATTCAGCGGCGGTCTTGATACTTCATTTACGGTAATGTACCTTGCCAAGGAAAAAGGGTATGAAGTGTATGCAGCTTGTGCAAACACCGGTGGTTTCAGCCCCGAACAACTGAAAACAAACGAAGAAAACGCCTATAAACTGGGCGCAAAAGAATATGTCACTATCGACGTGACGCAGGAATATTACGAAAAGAGCTTGAAATACATGGTATTTGGTAACGTGCTGCGTAATGGTACCTATCCTATTTCCGTAAGTTCCGAACGTATCTTCCAGGCACTTGCCATCGCACGCTATGCCAACGAAATCGGTGCAGATGCTATCGCTCACGGTTCTACCGGTGCAGGCAACGACCAGATTCGTTTTGACATGACATTCCTTGTATTGGCTCCGGGCGTGGAAATCATCACACTGACCCGTGATATGGCATTGAGCCGTCAGGAAGAAATCGATTATCTAAACAAACATGGTTTCTCGGCAGACTTCACCAAACTGAAATACTCTTATAATGTAGGTTTGTGGGGTACCTCTATCTGCGGTGGTGAGATTCTGGATTCCGCACAAGGATTACCCGAAAGCGCTTATCTGAAACACTGTGTAAAGGAAGGCAGCGAACAACTCCGTCTTACTTTCGAAAAAGGTGAGTTGAAAGCTGTGAACGATGAGAAATTTGATGATCCCATCAAAGCAATCCAGAAAGTGGAAGAAATCGGTGCTGCTTACGGCATTGGCCGTGACATGCATGTGGGTGATACAATTATCGGTATCAAAGGCCGCGTAGGTTTCGAAGCTGCTGCTCCGATGCTGATTATCGGTGCACATAAGTTCCTGGAAAAATATACACTGAGCAAATGGCAGCAATACTGGAAAGACCAGGTTGCCAATTGGTACGGTATGTTCCTGCACGAAAGCCAGTATTTGGAACCGGTAATGCGCGACATCGAAGCCATGCTACAGGAAAGTCAGCGTAACGTAAACGGTACGGCTATTCTGGAACTTCGCCCATTATCTTTCTCTACGGTAGGTGTAGAATCAGAAGACGATCTTGTGAAAACGAAGTTCGGCGAATATGGTGAAATGCAAAAAGGCTGGACAGCAGAAGATGCGAAAGGTTTTATCAAGGTTACTTCTACTCCACTGAGAGTATATTATAACAATCATAAAGACGAAGAAATTTAA
- the argC gene encoding N-acetyl-gamma-glutamyl-phosphate reductase, with translation MIKVGIIGGAGYTAGELIRLLINHPEAEIVFINSSSNAGNKITDVHEGLYGETDLVFTDELPLDEIDVLFFCTAHGDTKKFMESHNLPEELKIIDLSMDYRIASPEHDFIYGLPELNRRATCKAKHVANPGCFATCIQLGLLPLAKHLMLNNDIMVNAITGSTGAGVKPGSTSHFSWRNNNMSVYKAFDHQHVPEIKQSLKQLQNSFDADIDFIPYRGDFARGIFATIVVKTKVALDEIVRMYEEYYAKDSFVHIVEKNIDLKQVVNTNKCLLHLEKHGDKLLIISCIDNLLKGASGQAVHNMNLMFNLEETVGLRLKPSAF, from the coding sequence ATGATTAAAGTAGGAATCATCGGCGGAGCCGGATATACGGCAGGTGAACTAATTCGTTTGCTGATCAATCATCCGGAAGCGGAAATCGTATTCATCAACAGCTCAAGTAACGCCGGAAACAAAATTACCGACGTACATGAAGGATTGTACGGCGAAACGGACCTTGTCTTCACCGACGAGTTACCTCTAGACGAAATTGACGTGTTATTCTTCTGTACCGCCCATGGCGACACGAAGAAGTTCATGGAGAGTCACAACCTTCCCGAGGAGTTGAAGATTATCGACCTTTCTATGGACTACCGCATCGCTTCTCCGGAACATGACTTTATCTACGGTTTGCCGGAATTAAACCGTCGCGCTACCTGCAAAGCAAAACATGTGGCTAATCCGGGCTGCTTTGCCACTTGTATCCAATTGGGATTGCTCCCCCTTGCCAAACATCTGATGCTGAACAATGACATCATGGTGAATGCCATTACCGGTTCCACCGGAGCAGGTGTAAAACCGGGGTCAACCAGTCACTTCAGTTGGCGCAACAACAACATGAGCGTTTACAAAGCATTCGATCACCAGCATGTACCCGAAATCAAGCAATCCCTGAAGCAATTGCAGAACAGTTTTGATGCGGATATTGACTTTATCCCTTACCGCGGTGATTTCGCACGTGGTATTTTTGCTACCATCGTAGTAAAAACTAAAGTTGCCCTGGATGAAATAGTCCGTATGTACGAAGAATATTACGCCAAAGACTCTTTCGTGCATATCGTAGAAAAGAACATCGACCTGAAACAAGTAGTGAACACCAACAAATGTCTTCTGCATTTGGAAAAGCACGGTGATAAGCTGCTTATCATCTCCTGCATCGATAACCTGCTGAAAGGTGCCAGTGGTCAGGCGGTACACAACATGAATCTGATGTTCAATTTAGAAGAAACCGTCGGCTTACGATTGAAGCCCAGCGCCTTCTAA
- a CDS encoding N-acetyltransferase, with product MDTKKVDVMVADASHEVYVDKILDTIREAAKVRGTGIAERTHEYVATKMKEGKAIIALCGDVFAGFSYIESWGNKQYVATSGLIVHPDFRGIGLAKRIKMASFRLARLRWPNAKVFSLTSGAAVMKMNTELGYVPVTFNELTDDESFWKGCEGCINHDILVAKNRKFCICTAMLYDPDLHEDDKI from the coding sequence ATGGATACCAAAAAAGTGGACGTGATGGTGGCTGACGCCTCTCACGAAGTTTATGTGGATAAGATTTTGGATACCATCAGAGAAGCGGCCAAAGTACGTGGAACGGGCATCGCAGAACGCACACACGAATATGTGGCGACAAAAATGAAAGAAGGAAAAGCCATCATCGCCTTATGCGGAGACGTGTTTGCAGGCTTCAGCTACATCGAGAGTTGGGGAAACAAACAATACGTTGCGACTTCCGGTTTGATTGTGCATCCCGACTTTCGCGGTATTGGATTGGCTAAGCGTATCAAAATGGCATCTTTCCGCCTGGCACGCTTGCGATGGCCCAACGCCAAAGTATTCAGTCTCACCAGCGGAGCCGCCGTCATGAAAATGAATACGGAACTGGGATACGTTCCCGTTACTTTCAATGAACTGACTGATGACGAATCCTTCTGGAAAGGCTGCGAAGGCTGCATCAACCATGATATATTAGTAGCCAAGAACCGCAAATTCTGCATCTGCACAGCAATGCTCTACGACCCGGATCTGCATGAAGATGATAAAATTTAA
- a CDS encoding PspC domain-containing protein: MDNNNKKLTRSRSDRMLAGVCGGLAAYFGLDPSLVRIGYALLTFFTVFAGIPVYLIMWLIVPEEKNLYNR, from the coding sequence ATGGATAATAATAACAAAAAACTTACTCGCTCACGCAGCGACAGAATGCTTGCCGGCGTCTGCGGAGGACTGGCCGCTTATTTCGGACTCGACCCTTCACTCGTACGTATCGGCTATGCGTTATTGACGTTTTTTACCGTATTTGCCGGTATCCCCGTATACCTTATAATGTGGCTTATTGTTCCCGAGGAAAAGAACTTGTATAACAGATAA
- a CDS encoding aspartate aminotransferase family protein, whose translation MNLFDVYPLFDINIVKGKGCHVWDENGTEYLDLYGGHAVISIGHAHPHYVEMISNQVATLGFYSNSVINKLQEQVAERLGKACGYDDYSLFLINSGAEANENALKLASFYNGRTRVVSFNKAFHGRTSLAVEVTNNPKIIAPINDCGHVTYLPLNDIEAMKNELTKGDVCAVIIEGIQGVGGIQLPTDEFMQALREACTAHNTILVLDEIQSGYGRSGKFFAHQYNGIKADIITVAKGIGNGFPMAGVLISPMFTPVYGQLGTTFGGNHLACSAALAVLDVIGQENLVENAAKVGEYLMTELKKFPQIKEVRGRGLMIGLEFEEPIKELRLKLLKEQHVFTGVSGTNVLRLLPPLCLSMEEADLFLKRFRKALA comes from the coding sequence ATGAACTTATTCGACGTATATCCCCTTTTTGACATCAACATTGTCAAGGGAAAAGGCTGCCACGTGTGGGACGAGAACGGTACTGAGTACCTCGATCTCTACGGCGGACATGCTGTTATCTCCATCGGTCATGCACATCCGCATTACGTGGAGATGATCAGCAACCAGGTTGCCACGTTGGGATTTTATTCCAACTCTGTGATTAACAAGCTACAGGAACAGGTTGCTGAACGTCTGGGAAAAGCATGTGGTTATGATGACTACTCCTTATTCCTGATTAACAGCGGTGCAGAAGCCAACGAAAATGCTTTGAAACTCGCTTCGTTTTACAACGGACGTACACGTGTGGTTTCCTTCAACAAGGCATTCCACGGACGTACTTCACTTGCCGTGGAAGTGACTAATAATCCCAAAATCATAGCTCCTATTAATGACTGCGGACATGTCACTTACCTTCCGCTGAACGATATTGAAGCCATGAAAAACGAACTGACAAAAGGTGATGTCTGCGCAGTGATTATCGAAGGAATTCAAGGTGTGGGTGGTATTCAATTGCCGACAGATGAATTCATGCAGGCTTTGCGTGAAGCTTGTACAGCTCATAATACGATATTGGTTTTGGACGAAATTCAAAGTGGTTATGGCCGCAGCGGTAAGTTTTTCGCTCATCAATATAACGGTATCAAAGCAGATATTATCACTGTAGCCAAAGGCATCGGTAACGGTTTCCCAATGGCCGGTGTACTTATCAGTCCGATGTTCACTCCGGTTTACGGACAGTTGGGCACTACTTTCGGCGGTAATCATCTGGCATGCAGCGCAGCGCTTGCTGTCTTGGACGTAATAGGTCAGGAGAATCTGGTTGAAAATGCAGCCAAGGTAGGTGAGTATCTGATGACGGAGTTGAAGAAGTTCCCGCAGATCAAAGAAGTTCGCGGACGTGGTCTGATGATCGGTCTTGAATTTGAAGAACCGATAAAGGAACTTCGTCTGAAACTGTTGAAAGAACAACATGTATTTACCGGTGTCAGCGGTACAAATGTACTCCGCCTGCTTCCACCCCTCTGCCTCAGCATGGAAGAAGCGGATCTGTTCCTCAAACGTTTCAGAAAAGCATTAGCATAA